The window TGGAatattggttttgtttgtCTTTATCGGCCAGTGGATCGgtttttctttatacaaaACCGCTTTTCGATCGAGATATATGTTGAATAGGTCGAAGTATGTTTGTTGGCCAACTTGATTTGGTGTGTTATCCTCGTCCTACATCTAAAGTAAAATATCAAGTACTATTTAAACcaattatttatgattatggtttttttttaattacaaagtaaaaaaaatattcgttaatttttatactttatcaCCTAAAGACTTCAAcgtcaacaaaaaaaaataaaaaataaaaaagttgaaataaaaggttcaagaaaagaagtttaaaataaaaaagttgaataaaagcttcaagaaatttttttttaaaaaaaagttgaaataaaagcttgaattgttataattaataaatcacagattaataaatttaaaggttCGAGAAGGTTTACATTCtttttacaatataaatattaaaaaatatttattaagttaaaataattaccgataaaatatgttttagaaaaaatgattgttatataaatcaaattagtGTTTGGtaaattcaaaccaaattgaattaggtattatttaattatttataaaaaaatcatttaaaattgaagttagttatatataatttttataatttaaattacaaacaacatttagaaaaatacattagtaaaaatatgtatcattatattgacaaaaatattaataacaaataacaaaaatgttaataaaataaaattataataatcacaaCAAATTGAttgatgtttgttttgttagaATGGATTACTTCCTAATTACAAgtgataatataaataaatgaggaTTGAAAACAATTGGCTTTGAGAACCATTTGGTGTTCTTATcgttttgttatttgaaaacatctcttGGTTATTCACATTTGTTCACTATTCTAGTTTGTTACactttatataacaaaaacagaCCAAATTCGTTACATCTTGaaacctaaatattttatcaatttctttttacaactttcattaataaatatatatatataatatgctTTAAATTCACGAAagtcattcaattttttttttattgtttgggGTTGCATATATTTTAAGTATAACAAATGAATTCTCAcccaaattcttaaaaaaaatgttttttttttttacttaaacaaacaatttttttgtaagttactttttaatttttaaaaatttagtattttttaaaaagtgtagCCAAAGAAATAGTGTGTCTAAGTTTATAAACAGAAACATAAAAGCTAAATAGTTCCTAGACGTGACCttattgtaataaaatatgtttgaaaggatatatatatatatattaattgtaaaAGGTCATACGAATATAgatcaaactaaaaataaaaaagtttttgcTAAcgattataacattttttacaatttagatgtggttttgataataattttataaagtatgctaattaaataaaaaattgaaccaaTAAACTTGAATAACTTGCTAAAACTCATTAAGAAAATACgataaatagttaaaattaaattctcaaatttaCCATAACTATAAAGATTTGacatttgataataaaaattaaactcttaAACTTGTACATATCTACGATCATATAAATTTGATGATCTAACTTTAACACAGGTAAAAATTGAAGgactcaaaatttataattaaatgttgaggtgttttttttggtaaatattttaattcattatttagaaattattgCAGAAAAAACAGCGAACGTTAAGCCCTCTTTTGCAATTATTACCGTTTAAGGAATctatcaataaaagaaaaatgaaactcGGTTGAATGTTTgggaaaaaatgtcaaattcgGAATCCAATTTACCATACAGCCCCTACAAGTAGCGTAAAATCACAATTTGATGAAGGTTATTATTGTCATTTAGATACTACAGAACGTCAAATTTCAATTACTTTCCCAAAGTGGGTTATTTCTCCTTCCATaactggaaaaaaaaaaaccctcttCTCGCCTGAGCGAGCAAAAActatcttcttcatcttcaccgTGAACTTCCATGGCGTCTTTCCCGGCATATGGCGGAGCCGCTGGGCCAAGATCCGGCGGGAAAATTGTTAGAGCTAGGCGAGTTCAAACTAGGAAGACTCCTTATGAGCGTCCTGGACCTTCGAATTTGGGCCCTGGAGAAAACCCTAGTTGGATCTCTAAGTTCATTTTCTCGCCTACTCGTACCATTGCTTCCGGTGCTGGAAAATTACTCTCTTCTGTCTTTGTTTCCGACTCCTCGTCATCCTCTTCGGAGAGTGATTCAGGTTGGTTTAACTTTGAGCTGAATTTTGGTATatggtttttgaaattatgcGGATGGAGTAGTTGTTGTACTTAGAGTTAGTAGTGGTTAAAATGTTTGTAGTTGTTTGGTGTGCTGCGAAATGTAAGGTTATTTTGAGGAAATGAAAAGTTGAAGGAGTTCTGAACTTGTGTACTAGCTAAAGAAGAGTCAATGTGGTTCGAACTTTGAAAGTGAATTTGAAATGGAGGTAGTATAGTACTTGAAAAGAAGTAAGCAACACTTCGTGAACTTAATGGTGTTTGCTATTTAGTATGCGCAGTAAGCTGGCTAGGATGCTTAATTAGCTGATTTCTTTAGTTAACGTAATGAATCTGCATTTTAAAGTTAACTTAAGAATGCAATTTCTAGTTTTTGGACTTTCGGTTACAGATTCAAACTATACAAGCATTTCTAAGCTCCTGGCTTATATTTCAAGGTTGTATCGTTATCATATGTCAATTTAAGTTTGATCTATTTTAGAACAAGAAATAGTATTTCCATTGTTTTAGAGAAAAGTTACAATAAATGATCTATACTCTCTTATGGGAGCTTATTAGAATACACGCCAATTAGAACCAATTACAGCAAAAGTATAATTACAAAAGGCCTCAGGAAATAGTTTCCTGTTTCatagaaaggaaagaaaaaggccTAACCACCTAAGGAAATATTGTGAAGACTAAAGTGCAATGAAACTTTCCACTGCCTTGGTAATTGTAAGAGTTGGTGAGTTCAATTAGGGCTTCCTTCAAGGCCCAAGTTGAAAGTCCAACACGATCTTAGGAGTCTTAAACTCCCAGCTTGCTTGGCTCGATCCATTTTTCCATGGGATTGCGGCCACCCATGGCGTTTAGGCGTGTAGGAGCAAACACCATGGAccatttcaattatatatttagcaCTGAGGCCATCTCAAATCACTTTACAACATCAAATATGGACAGTTATCGTCCTAGAAAATTATTGTATCATTCTTGTTTcccttttttcaaaaaaaggaagataatAGTATCATCATTGGCGTAAAAGTGAATTGCATGAACCTGCTTATTTGCACTCTCGGACTAATCATTCTACCAAGAATGCCTTTGACAATTACGAAGGAGGGAGCTAGTTGCCTTATCTTAGACTCCTTGATACCCTATTATTTCTCTTGGTTTTCCATcgaaaaatgttgaaaatttagtTAGTGAAAGGCATGTCTGTTCCCCATCTGCATTAGCCATCTAGGTcctgatttatttttttaacagtATCATTTATCAAATCATTGATTATGTCTGTTTAGTGCATTTGGAAGATATGTGATTTGATTTGCAATggaaatttgatttaaaacttGTATCAAAGCAATGCTATGTCAATTCATGTGTGTATGCACACAGTTGTGTGTTAGATCAATGGACTATGTTGATGACTAATAATACACCTTTTATGTTGGATGTTTCGTtcatattgtttcttttagttccttctacatctttcattctcttttcacatttattattcatttgagTGTTAAGTTCTCAGCCTTTAGTTCTGATGATGTGGCTCAAGATTTATTGTATCTTATTTTAACAGAGGATGATGATGAGGACGATGTTCCTGATGAACGTCATGTCTTTCAGGGAGCTGAAGGAGGGAAGAAGGTAAACAATCTATATGTTAAATCATGTGCTTGCTTAGATGCTTATCTCACTATTGCACAATGTCAGAAATATCTCAATATAGTTATAGCAGACCTGCTATCGAGTTTGATATGTGACTGAGTGCTGCAGTATAATGTTTCTCAGTTCTTTCTATGTTGAAGGAAAGAGTTTTCATGACTAAGTGATGCAACATTGTACTGGACCTTACGGTTTGAGGGTTAGCTAGTGCTATGTTGGATTGTGGgtatacaaaatttcaaattaataaaagatgtGGATCAAAGATATATTCTTAGGTCAACATGATAgttatatgaataaaatatatgtgagAAAGTCGAAGTGTAAGGCAACATATTAATTGGTATTTGATTTATAGACTACAGCATTGTGTCTGATTGTCAATGTTTATGTTGGAAGAATGGGACATCGGAGATGGTCAGCTTATTTAGGAAGGACTTTCCACCAGAGAAAAAAGATAGCAAGCATCTAATTGAACAGCTACTGATGCAGGAGACCTTCTCTAGGTACGGCAATGATTTTGTAAGATGTTCTGTATGAACTTGTTCATTGTTTCATGCATTAGTTCTATCTATTTTTCACTATAACCAAACCATTTTTTTGGTGTTGGTTTAACCATATAAATTGTTCTAGACATTTCTTACGTAATTCTCTATCAATTAACTGGAAAACATTAATCTCCATTTTGTTTCCTGTGATTAACAATGCTCTCTTGGTTTTTCTAGCTTGCTTGTACTTTTATCTTGATCAAGGATATGGTTTCagactttcaattttctttagaCTTTCTGCTCATACTGAAATTATGCTGAAATTAgttgttcttccttttcaaACTAAAGTTCTATATGTTCAACGGTGATGGTTTCATGGTTAAATAGTTTAGTTCATGAGTGGCAggcaaatgacaaaaaaacgAGCTTAGTTTTTTCAATTACCACTTAGATGAGAGCCTTCAATTATTTGTTCAAGTGGGTTCTGGTCCATATCATTCTCACTTTTATTCAAGCAGGGCAGAGTGTGACAAGTTAGTTCAGATAATTGAATCAAGGGTTGTAGAATGTCAAACCTTTGAAGGCCAGGCTGCAGGGAGGCTGACTGAGATATCAAACAGAACTGTTGATAGTGGTACTGAGCCTCCAATTTCTGTAAActagaattttgattttgtgcaAACAATGACTTCTGttaacatttagaaaaacaaaaaagttcgTGAGTTTTCTTAGTAAGAAATTCAATCTTTATTACCAGATTAAGATGTGTACAAATTGATACAGATGATGGCAGGCCTGCAGTCTGCAGCTCAGCAATTCTTGAGgcaaaaaaatggttgaatgaAAAACGATTAGGACTGGTGTCTACTTCGACATTAAAATTGGACGATGGACCATGCACCTTGAATTCCACGATGTTGCCTATGGTTGGTGATTCTTCCTATTGTTGTTCTTGAATGGCATATGAATATTCACGGAATAGATTCAACTTTTATTTACCTTACAGTTGACTATTCCTCTCAGTTCAAATGTCATGGACTCCTTTTCTGAGCAAAAGATTTATCTGTATACATGGCATATCCCAGTTTCCGTAAATTTGCTCATTTCttgctagttttttttttttttttttgaatgcCATTTGAATTCatgattttattcttctttttccctttcaacACCTTTTCTCCCAAGTGCATTTCCACATGGAtattagattttctttttgctgATTGAGTTAAATTTCAGCTGATTTCTTCAATCAATTTTAAGCCATTAGGTTAGACtgatgtaaaaataaaaagaactactGAAGAAAACATACAAGTGTCCTTGCACTTCGTGGTATATCAAATTTCTCTAGGAATGAGAATAGAGTGAAGAAATTTTGTAATCACACCTTTGTCCTTGGCCCGTCCACAttgcacattttttttaacttgtgTATAATCATATTATTACCAATTAGTTTTTGTGATCAGATGGTTTATTTAGCTACTAACTTGGTATAAgctgaacatttttttttctttttttgaaacaaactGAACATTTCTTTATGTAACTATGATTTAGCTTGTATCTGTGCTAAATTGATAATTGGAATTCTTTTTGATACCTTCCTAACTAGGGCTGTGATCTCCTCCCATGTGTATGTTTCTCCTCTTTCAACAACTCATTGCTTGCTAATGTTAAACAACAATGACGATTGtagattaattttataatactaTAATACAGAATCTAGAGTTGATAGACGTTTCTATATATTGATTTCTTCTTagaatattgaaatatatgcTGGTGCAGGTTAACAACGAAGAGATGGGTTCACCTGTAGATGTAGCCAAATCATACATGCAGGCACGCCCTCCATGGGCCTCTCCGTCCACGAATAATTTTGAGTTCAAGTCTCCTTCGCCATTAGGGTTACAGCTTTTCAAAGAAGAAACATCATATTCAATTAGTGGAAATCCATTGTCTTCATCTAGGGTAACATTTTATCCACTAAACTACACTCATGATGCTTTCCCCCATCATTTCTCTtatgttacatttttttatttaagtacGACTGTCTCTCGACGACATGAAGCTCAattcatatatgttttttagtttctaaaaaattatgtaataaaataGCACCGTGAGGGCCGACCGTCATTGGCCAGTAGGTAGATTGTTGTTTTGggttttcctctctttctcatGTCCCTATCATGTATGGATACTTGTAAGAAcatgaacatatatatttctagTACAACACAACCCGTCATTCTGTTTGTTAACATTGGAATGCAGATTAAAAGGGAATCTCCTACCAGTGGATCATGGAACATTCAGGAGGAACTAAGACGCGTGCGTTCCAAAGCAACTGAAGAAATGCTAAGATCTCCCTCTTCCAAACTTGATTGGTCTTCACTTGCCTCAGGCTCAGactacaaaacaaatttaagcTCTACACATTTCAACCATCTGAAAATTCCTAGTGGAGATAAAATACAGCATGCTGTGAAGCCAATAGATAAATCAATGAATTGGTCCGCAGTCAATACTGTCACTCATAACTTAACGGGTACACATTTCTGCGAGTGCAATCTATTTGTAGTTTGGAATTCCATATACATCGTTAACCTCATTTGCACTCACAGAGTCAAAGACTGCAGAAGATGTGTCAGAAAATGAAGCTTGCCAACTCGGTACAACAAGCATTGTTCTACAACAGGATAAGGTAACAGACTTCCAGAAGGGCTTCGCTGGGCCTCCAGCTGTGAATGTATATTCTAGGAGGggtaaaatggaaaattgCATATCTGACCGTTAACTTTTGTACTTTGTATGTATGAGTGGCAACTTGAGTTTGAAAGTGTAGGGAAGGGGAAGTGACCAGCCCTCTTAAATTGGCTGGGGTGTTATTGTAAGGCTATATGACCCTTTTCGATATTGATATACGTGAATAAGACTAGATATGTATCATTCTTGTTCTACTTCTCTCTCGATCCGCCATCTCAAGAAGTATTTAGTTTCTGTTctatgaaactttttttttcgttaATAACTCATTTGGGTGAATTTGTATCGATATTACTTGATATTTGATACAGTTCAATTATTCCCTTTCTTTGCAGGATTTGGAAACCAATCCTACCACTCAGATGAAAGGTACGTAATCGTTCTTTCTTAACATTTTACATtactcttttatatatataggattAAGCAGTAGTTTCTACAGGATTTATGATTTATCATAGTGCTAACAAAAGATTTTGACATCCATGAttatcaaaaatcaaatgatcattattttttaaacaaatattgaaaaaaaaatgaatttgcaTCAATTGGTGAACTGTATGTTGCTTTCTTTGCAGTATCAAATTCAAGTTTAGATGCGAGAGAATGCTCTACACCACACAAAGATGCGGGGCTGGCCAACGGTTTTCCTCCGCTACCTAGGTACCCTGGTGCCTCATCTCTTCCGACGTCTCAATCCAAATAAATATTGTGCGATAGCTGAGTTTCTTTTCTTGCATTGCAGTTCTTCTCGGGAGCTTGGTGTAGAACAGAACCATTTTAACAATATAGTTGAAGAAAGCAATTCATCAGGTCACGACCACAAGGGGAAAGACCCGCCTGTGGAGGAGCGATGCGAACTATTAAGTGAAGTGTCCATGGAGGTTCCAGATATAGAAACCGATACTGATAAAGTTGTATCGGACGGAAATGATGCTAGTAAAGTTGTATCAGAAGACAACAGTAGCTGTCAAATCTCCAAAGAAAACGGTGGTGGTAATGTTAAGAGTGTGGAGAAGCCAAGTTCAGCAAGCGGGGTCGCAGCGGGGAAGACTGGGAGCGGAACGGCGTATCTGCGACGGGGAAGACGGAGAAACTGAGGTGGGGGGAAGGGAGAATGTAGTTTGTGCtgaatttttgtttagaaacAAACGTTGAATACAAAACTTTTGACCATAGCTCAAGCAAGGCGGTTGTATGATGAGTAGTTTGGATTAGTTTGTATGGATTTGTATAGAGCTAGATCATAGAATCAGCTTGAATaagcagcaacaacaacaacgaAGAAGCTTTGTGTATTTAAGTTGTGGAGGAATTCTATGTTATAAGTGGCTAAATTCTAGGGTTTTGTATCCGTTTTAATTCTTAATACACAAATATCACTCGTGTATACTTGATGAATATAATACTAGAATCAAATGGGTACTCTTAATGCAAATAGCAACGAGGTTTCGTACGTGAGTGATTTTAAGGTGCTAAAACTAATCTTAAAAGTACAATGATAGTTGCCGTTCtattcttgaactttttagtttgcaaaatgataataaagttgttgaaaatatttactaataaagttttaaactttttaacgtgattttgaaattttactgtattaaaaaatgaattaagtgTCAAAGTCATATAAACGTTAAAATTAAGTAGGTAGAAATGGATTTAACTCAAACCACAGCAAAAAAAACAACTTGAAACGTGTAGTTTTTTCTAATTGGATTTGTTAGGTttgaatttgacaaataattcaaatttttttatttgtacttttttttataaagctCTCTTTTAGATAGATTTAGCCTtttatttactaaaataaataaatattatttttaaatataacaaaatatttataaaaataataaaataccaTGATCTATGAATTGTGATAGatcaacatatattataatctatataATTGTATCTATCTAGCTATATCatgatatacatatataataatttatcttaatCTATCGTGGTTGTGCtacttattatatttataaatattattaaatgttttaagatttaaaataataactcaATAAActatttcttcaacattttgGTTTCGTAAGAAGCTAAGAGAAATAGATAATtagaaaaaccaaaatcaatacAAATTCTTAGTATTTTGAACAAAACGATGCTTTtataaaaggaataaaaagcacatcatttattaatttaaattttcttaaatattacaaatacaaatattatattaaaaagtttttttttaaaaaaatagaataaaaagcaaaaatatttatacacaataaactattagaaaaaaaactcacaaatcTACatcattaaataacaaaattatttaacaacAGGGGGCTacataaaacttttaatataaatgatcgtataaatcaattttgttctatatatatataaattgaccTATTAAGGAAATAGTGTGTGAAATTAGTGCCACGTGGCGGTCTTTAACAGAGCggaattgaataataaatccTCACATTTTCCATATTCCTTTTTTACTAATCCAAAAATACACactataaatacaaaattccaCCACGTTTATTCTCATGCGTGTTC of the Cucumis sativus cultivar 9930 chromosome 3, Cucumber_9930_V3, whole genome shotgun sequence genome contains:
- the LOC101212538 gene encoding protein KAKU4 isoform X1, which produces MASFPAYGGAAGPRSGGKIVRARRVQTRKTPYERPGPSNLGPGENPSWISKFIFSPTRTIASGAGKLLSSVFVSDSSSSSSESDSEDDDEDDVPDERHVFQGAEGGKKNGTSEMVSLFRKDFPPEKKDSKHLIEQLLMQETFSRAECDKLVQIIESRVVECQTFEGQAAGRLTEISNRTVDSDDGRPAVCSSAILEAKKWLNEKRLGLVSTSTLKLDDGPCTLNSTMLPMVNNEEMGSPVDVAKSYMQARPPWASPSTNNFEFKSPSPLGLQLFKEETSYSISGNPLSSSRIKRESPTSGSWNIQEELRRVRSKATEEMLRSPSSKLDWSSLASGSDYKTNLSSTHFNHLKIPSGDKIQHAVKPIDKSMNWSAVNTVTHNLTESKTAEDVSENEACQLGTTSIVLQQDKDLETNPTTQMKVSNSSLDARECSTPHKDAGLANGFPPLPSSSRELGVEQNHFNNIVEESNSSGHDHKGKDPPVEERCELLSEVSMEVPDIETDTDKVVSDGNDASKVVSEDNSSCQISKENGGGNVKSVEKPSSASGVAAGKTGSGTAYLRRGRRRN
- the LOC101212538 gene encoding protein KAKU4 isoform X2; amino-acid sequence: MASFPAYGGAAGPRSGGKIVRARRVQTRKTPYERPGPSNLGPGENPSWISKFIFSPTRTIASGAGKLLSSVFVSDSSSSSSESDSEDDDEDDVPDERHVFQGAEGGKKNGTSEMVSLFRKDFPPEKKDSKHLIEQLLMQETFSRAECDKLVQIIESRVVECQTFEGQAAGRLTEISNRTVDSDDGRPAVCSSAILEAKKWLNEKRLGLVSTSTLKLDDGPCTLNSTMLPMVNNEEMGSPVDVAKSYMQARPPWASPSTNNFEFKSPSPLGLQLFKEETSYSISGNPLSSSRIKRESPTSGSWNIQEELRRVRSKATEEMLRSPSSKLDWSSLASGSDYKTNLSSTHFNHLKIPSGDKIQHAVKPIDKSMNWSAVNTVTHNLTESKTAEDVSENEACQLGTTSIVLQQDKDLETNPTTQMKVSNSSLDARECSTPHKDAGLANGFPPLPSSSRELGVEQNHFNNIVEESNSSGHDHKGKDPPVEERCELLSEVSMEVPDIETDTDKVVSEDNSSCQISKENGGGNVKSVEKPSSASGVAAGKTGSGTAYLRRGRRRN